Below is a genomic region from Syngnathus typhle isolate RoL2023-S1 ecotype Sweden linkage group LG3, RoL_Styp_1.0, whole genome shotgun sequence.
CCATCATTCCCTTGAATCACAGAAGAGGCCTTCCATCAAGCAAGCGGTCGGTCCACGTGCATTTCGACGGAGGGTCCGAAACATACCTTGCGATTGTAGTTATGGTCAGGGGTTTTGATGTGTTTTTGAATCAGGTGAAGCTCCATGGGAATGAAGATGTCACATGCGCTGCAGTGCGCCGCTTCAACTTTCTTCATGAAGTGCTCCATGCCAAGATCTGCAACAAAGTAACGCCGCTCGCCAACTGTTCTGACTTCGCCTTTCCGACCGAGCCGCCAGGGACCTCGGCTTGCCGTCCGTCGCTTACCTTTGGTGAGGTCCTGATCTCTGTACGCCTGGCAGATGGCATCACTGTGGTGTTCTATCTTGCTGACGATTTGGTCCATTTTCTGGAACTTGTTCAGCAAGTACTCCTGCGGATCAAAGGGTGAGTGCCGTTTGTCATGTTTGTTCTGTTCAGTCGCACCGAATGAGAGAATGCCGTGTCTTCTGATCCAAAGAGCACACAGCAGACGGACGGGGCAGTCGGGATCACCTGTAGGAAGTCGGTGGTCGGCTTGGACAGTTGGCTGGAGAGGAACTTGAAGTGGTCCTTGTGGAAGCGACTCTCCAGATGACGTTCCATATCATCCTTGTAGAATGATTTGAATTTGCACACTGAGCAGGCAAACATCACCCTGGAAGGAACAGGTTGGTGTTGAAGATGTTGAACGCCGGCACCGCCAGAGTCTCGTTAACTGCTCACCTATCCTGGAAGCTCCTCTTCTTTTTAGCTTTTGCAGACTTGGTCGGGGGCCGGGGGGGAGGCGGTTTGCCCCGTGCCACCGCCTTCTCGCTGCCTTCGTCTTGTTTCGTCGAACCTGAGAGGAACACGGACGGGCGCTGGGCTCAGTTGTGCCGGGGGACCGTGACACCCGGCGGCAACAGAGAGTGGAATGCTCACCTGAACTTCCTTCGGTAATCTCCTGAGAAGAGAAAACACCCAAATGTTATCATTTGGAGCAGAAGGTGAAGGTCCAACCCAAAAGTGACCCAGTTGCTGTGTGGTGGTGGTTCTAATACTCACCGCAGCTGCAGTTGTTGCCACGCCGCTGTTGTCGCCATTTTTGTCTTCTAGAACAGCAAACGACATGATCAGACAACCGAAATGGAGGAACGCCAACTAGAATGTGCAACTCACCCCGAGAAGCGGCCAAATCTGCGCTTTCGCTCTTAATCAGTTTAGGTTCCGGCTCATCTTCAGGAATGACCATTTGCTTTCTCTTCTTCTGGACTTCATTTGGTGGTCTTACCTGCTGAAGTTGACCCAAAACAAAACTTGAAATCGAGTCAAAAATATACTTTTGCCGAAATTTgagttggcaaaaaaaaaagtgtgtccaCGTTCATGACCCCGGACCCACCGTCCCCGGAAAAATTAATAAACTAAAAGCCAAACACACACGAAAATATCTACACCCCTTGTACGAATCAGCAAACACAATTTGTAACATTACACTcaccttcgtttttttttttttaatcaaaaatgaCATGACCTAATTATCAATCAGAAATACAGGGCATATAAAAAGTCTagacacccctgttcaaaatgCCTGTTTTGCGAATTCTTGAAGTTTCAAATTGCACTCAAGGTTAacgcaagacaaaaaaaaaaaataaagtcccTACTAAAACGGCTTAACTTTATTTGGGGTTAAACCAACGTTATTTTAAATGTTGGCAGGCATGTCCTGACTCCCATCTAACGTGATGGGTATATTCAAAACACAGTCATTAGAGTACGACTTGTACAATCACATAATCTCGgttggatattttttttccccgatcATCTCGTTTttacatgaaatcaatcatgatCATTTGAAAGGCAGCCCATTTAACCAGCTGGTGCAGTGAGAAGCTGTTAACTTATAAGCAGTTCAGTTCtataaggcagtggtccccaacgtTTTTAGAACCACGGACCGGACCGGCGTTTGATGACATCACGATTTTTGCGAGGAAAACAATTCTAGACAATCAAATATCGAAATCATCATTAAATCAAAGGATGTTTTCTGTGCAAAACTCATCCGTGTTTGAACTACAATCCCATTGGCGCAAAACAAACCAACCGCAACCCGAACCGTGTTTCCAGCCAATCGTATAGCAGAACAACGACGGACGTGCATTACCACGTAAACACCTCCATCCCAACACACCAATCAATTCTGTGTGCGAAAACAATACAATAATAAACGTGAATCCATTGTTTATTCTATGCATCCTCATAACATGAGTAGTGTGATGTACACGTCACAGAGATGCAAAAAAGTTATTTATCGTGGGGGCCTGGTACCAAATGATCCACGGactggtaccgggccgcggcccaggggttggggaccactgctataAGGAACTCGACATAACGTTCGATCTAGTTAATAAACGGTGAGggcgaagtgtgtgtgtgtgtgtgttgagggtCAATCTGATGGAAATGTCGGTAAAGAGGGCACTAACATGAACGGCTTGGCTATCCAGTTGGGCTATGGTAGAGTGGTGGGAATCAGAATGGGCTCCTTGGCCGCTATCTGAGTAGGGCTTCCTAATTTGGCAGGAGGTACTTACTTTGTTGAGGGGTCTCTTGCGGCCTCGCTGGCGGCCGGCCCGTGGGCCCCCGCCAAAATGCCTCCCGGGAAAGTCGTGGGGCCCTTGGGAGGGACCTTGGTGGAAACCTCCCCTCTCTGAGTACATGTGGTTGGACAGCAGGGATGGGAGCTTGCCTCGACCGCCCCCTGGGGAGTGACCGCTTCCCCGGCCACCTCCACCAAATGACATGGGGTCTGACCTGTAGCTCCCAAACCCTCCGCCAGATCCTCGACCCCTAGCACCTCCGCCCCTTCTGGGAGAACGACGGCCTGCTCCGGCCCATCCTCCCCCGCCTGAGCCACCGGTGAAGGACTCCCTCATATTCTGTCGCATTTTAGCGACTCCAAAGGAAGAGGAGAGGCTGTTGAAGCCGCATCCCCCTCCTTGCCCCACGCCCCCCCCGAAGCCCGAGCCTCCTCGCTGGCCCAACAGCATGTTGTCACCACGGCCATCATCACAGCCATAGCTACTGCCACCGGATCTGTAGAGATCTcgggaggaggatgaggagagcgagTCGAAAGAATCGAACTGGCCAAACCTGCGGGATGGAGGGAGAGGGTTGATAGAGAAGAGCAGAGAGCAAGGCAGGAGGCAGGGAGGGCCGGCAGGTCTGGATTTCTCCACCTGACGCAATGTCGCCATTTTCTTGTCCGACCACAAGACGGACATCCGGCAAAACCATTGTCTGCTTGCAATAGCTTACAGGAAAACATTGGAAACCAGCTCGGATTGTTACGTGAACGAGAAGTCTTCCACTTCCATTTTCAGTCAGAGGTCAACCAGAGTTGCCAGCAGACGTGAGGGGAAATTGGAATTTACTTCGTCTTTATAGAATGAGCAAGAGCCAACCGGGCTTTGAGAACAAATAGTGCAGAGCGGGTACATAAACAAGCTTGAGGTGTTTTCTGGTCGGCGAGAGGCGCAGCAGACGGCCTGGACCTATTCGCTGGATTGTAAGGCCAGCGACTTTATAAACTCATCGTTTGCGTGAAGCCTAAAACCAGAGCTCAAGGTTAGGTCACATGGATGAGGAGAGCATTGCTTGTGAATAAAGTCAACACAGTCAGGACAGAGGACAGCGTTCAAGGACTTCAAGTAGCCAGCAACCATAAGCAAATGGGCGTCTGTGATTTGGAAGAATGTCAACTAACAAAATGGATGGCAagtgagcaataaaattgaacccGTGAATGCTTTCTACTTATCTCTTTGGTCAAACCGATgcccagccttttttttttttttttatcttgtcaTATAGGggctgtgtttaaaaaaaaaaaaatagcacagtAAAGACTACGTAAGATGAGGAGATATTTGTTCTGTTCCTGCCCGGTAACACAGCCCAAAGGACAAACGTGCAAGACAACTATGGTATAACGGCGACGCAATAAATCATGAACGCAAAATGCCGTACCTGTCACCTCGGCTCTTCATCCCCCCTTCCAACTGAGTGAGCATGTCCAAGCGTTGATTAATCTTGGCAATGACTTCATCCGCATTTTGCTGGAGCATGGATGACCCAGAGGGGCCTCTCTTGGAGTTGCCGCCTCCGTAGCCCCCGAACCCAGACATGGAATTCTTATAATTCCCACCAAATAAATCAAAGTTCCCTGAACCTAATACAGATGACAGCATTATGTAGACAACAATAAAGCAGTCGAATATTTCACCATATTGTCATTTGCCGTCATTACGGTACTCACTAGCTGTTTGACCACTGACGAGACAATAGTATGGTTGAGTAAATGGGGTGTAATGGGGCGCTCAATTAATCGAATATTGATTATGATTAGAATTTTGGCTCCAGACAATCTCAATATAATTAATATCAATAATATTTTTGGGGTGTTTTCGTTCTGAAATGCGCATGCACGAGTCCAGGCTATATTTAACAAGAGTGTTCTTTGTTTTGTAAGATTTTTAATAAATACTTTCCCAAACATGTTCAATAAATGCTgttgaaatttcaaaaacaatcgtgtaaataataattcattgtTGAACCAAATTCTTTAGTCTTTCATTTGGATAAGTGATAACTGTAATGTATTAATATTCTAACGTCAATGTGTAATGTAGTCTAAATGACAAGTCtgcctaaaataaaatatttcattaaTATACAATTTATGATTTCAAACTTATTGCTTACCTCTGTTGCCAGACCCTCCAGCACCCCAATTGGAAAAACCTATATTATAAGAAATAGTGTTAAATTGGGCCAAAAATGGAGAACGTGATTCTTTTTAGAGATTTTAGAATTTCTAGTTTTACATGCTGTGACGTTAATTGATGGcgacctttctttctttctttctttttttaaacgtgCCGCGTTGCACTAGCTTTACGTAAATCGTAAACATGGTAACATCCAAACGTGAGCCAACGGCTATGCTAACAATGACTTGTTAGTTTAACATTAGCTTTGGATGAATCAAACGACAGTCTCGCCATTGGAACGTTCGTGCCTGCATCCATTTTAATGCATTAAAGCAAACACCATTTAGATGTGGTCATTTCACAAAGAGACTTTAATTGGTTATTTAAAAACATATCTACAAGCCTTCGACTACATGGCGATTGTTCCCCATGCGTTGAGCTAGCAGCTAACACATCTATATTTATATTACAAAAATATGTGTGGAGGGGGAACGTACGCAATACATAGTCAGTGGTAACTTGTTAACTAGGTTTGCCGCGACAATAGATACTTTTTTACCTGAGCCGTAATTCCTTCCTTCcattgtattttatgtttttttgaaAGTAGGCCGAAAGGCGCCTGCTGTTGTACAAGACGCGGAGACGCAGATGTATTTACAATGACGTCACTTTCTTACACAGCCCGAGGGGCGTGTCCTACGCGTCATTCTTTTGCtgggtctctctcgctctctttcttcatAGCAATATTCAGCCTGTAGAGGGCAGCAGAGTTTCATTATTCTGGTAACGGTTAATCAACTGGCACAAATGGAGGCGTAAACATGGCGAAAATGACCGGTGTGCATTGTCTTTATTCTTCCCATCTGAAAGaggtgttgcttttttttttctctccagttGTGTAGAAATATTCTTCTTCAAGCCAACTTTATCCACCTCTGGTTTAAATGCTCTGGCAAAGAATGTGtacaatactaaaaaaaaacacacaattgacACATTTACAGCTGATTGTCCATTATATTGagtttaaaaatgtcaaaatgacatGGTCCTTTTAAAAGTTCGTGCTAACACTCTACAAGGTGCCAACATTTATGCTGGGTTGCTTTTGAATTGATATTCAAAATCTTTGCAGCACATGAATGTGTaaaaaccccccacccccctcaaaATCACTACATACGCCCCTGGACAGATGTTTTGTCGCCCCCGCCCCCTACTCGCCCGTCCGTTGGTCTCCACCCAGTCAGTTTCTTCTTTCTCATCACCCCCCCTCTCCCCACCCCGATCCTCAGTTGACCAGCGTCGCAAGTAAGCGTCGCtcttgctcccggaaaaagtcTTCGTCTTATCTCGTCGCCTATACCGACTTCTCCGCGACAAGGTTTTCTTGAGCGAAAACTACTTGCGCACCCCTGAACAAGccaaatgatctttttttttttctccctccccaAGTCAAACCGAGAAGTACTGGATGATGTTGCGTGAAATGTGGCAACGGTGCGTTTGATTTTGGTGTCATTTGTGCCTTCGATCTGTTgctcattttttggggggtggaggTCATTTTCGagacaagaggaggaggaggaggttgtCTGCTAGAAGACATTCGAGAGGTAAATAGCTCACTGACACGCAACACTCAGCTGCCGATTGTCGAAACAACTGCCGTTACACAAAATGGTCACTAATGCAGTTTTATAACCCGATCGTGTGGATCTTTTTAGTCATGAACAGGATCGTGATCTTCCCTCTTGATGATTTCACCATCTTTCGCGTTTATTTGGAACATAATATTGCTGTTTGTATCACGGTTTCTCTCATTAACCTAACACGTCTATATAAAATGTAAACGTGAAAACATCCGCAGTTTTATTAATATTTCATTACCTGAAAGTCTAGCTATAATATTAAGAATAAAATGTAACTATTGCAGCAGCAGATTGCTTTGTTGATTTCACTTCCACTAATATGCTTATAttggatattatattttactgactgaaaaaaaaacgccaatataaaaatataaaatattacagTCACAATATaaaagattttttaaattatttttttccaggatttaaatatattttccatAAATACAATCGATTATAATATCGATTGCCCAAAGCCAGTTGGGAGAGGTTCCAGCACGCCCATGACACCCATGAGGAAATAAGCACTTCATATAATCAATGAAAAGATTAATGGGTGGATTATGTTAACAGTTATTCCATATAATTAAAATCCAAACATAAATTATGTGTGCTACTTTGTTTTTCTGATGATTTTGCCAATTTtaacatattttttaattatttgtattACATTCCTACTGTTAgttttgttattttcaaatatattaGCCCAAAAagtatcaaataaaaaaaaaatggacattatAAGGAGATATTTGTAAAAATATGCTACTTACTACTGTACGCAAGATTTTTCAGAATTAAGGTGACCATTTTAGTGCCATGTCTATCATGAGCGCAGTGCCCTAGTGGTTAacgcatctgcctcacagttctgaggtctGGAGATTGGACTGTGGAGTTTGTGGGGGTCCACAATAGGATTTGATTCATGTCGGACGCGAGTGAAGCAAACTGCTAATCTCTGAGAAGTTGCGATACGTTCACGCTGTGGCCCTCCTGATGTCATTGTGCTGAGACTGGAATGGAAACAGGAGCTCGGAACATTCAGCTAACCTTTCCAAAATCCCCGTCTGCCCACGGTGCGAAAAGCACGCCTACTGTACCTCCACCTTGATTACCCCCAGGATTTTAAGACTCGCCATGGTGCCAAGAAGCGGGCCTGTTATGTCCCGGCTGTCCTTGCCAGATTTTTCTTTCCCGTGTTGGTGCCGACGGTTTGGTAGCGAGGCTTTCTACGCCGTCGACGGCAGCAGGTTGCAGCCTTGTTGCATCATACTGTGGACTTCGAAAGGTCAGACTGGAGTCTTTTTCCTGTTCTTGGGTGCGTCTTGCATAAAAGCCCCTTTCCACCCACACTGTCTACTGCAGGGTGGGAGGGTGGCGGGCTTGTGAGCTGCTCACGTACAAAGTCAGCTAGCTTCACAAGTATTTGGACAGCGTTGCCTATTCGGGGGGTTTGGATCGGAATCTTTCTCCCCTCGCGAGGGTTGTGAGAAAACCCACCTCCCAATTCCTTTCTCAACTGTCCTCAATGTGTTGCGAGCTATTGACTATCAGCGGCCCGCTGTTTGTACGTGATAAGTTCAACGGGTTCAGAGCAGCCATAAAAGCAGCGCTTGCCCCAGCAGCAGTGGCAGGAGTGAGCTGGTCCTCCACGGGAGGGGAGGCGGTGGAGCGGTACAGCCGGCCTCCCCTGGTCCTCCTCCACATGCAAGGCTATTCCTTTTGCTTTTGCTTGGCTCCCTGCTTGGCTGCGGTATTGTTTCTGGGCGCAGCCCTGCAACAGACATTCATTTTTCTCCTCTTAGTATGCGACCGCAAAGAAACCGCTGGCTTCCTGCATCCATTCATCCCAGGAATGTCTTATTCACCTCGTCTCCCCCCGGTCTCCTGACTTAAAGCGAGCATGCGCCGCCGTGCCAACATCTGCAAATAAGCAGACGCATGTGCTCACATGCATGCATAGCTTTTGCCATCATGCTTGCACAATTTGCCAAAAAcacgcacatgcgcacacaaaGCGCGACCACCTGCGAGGATCCGtgcacacgtacgcacacataTCCATAACACTTCTTTTCTTCACCCCTCTTTTCCATTATCCTCATGAGAGTGCAGAGCCGGGGTCTTCTCTTCCAAACCAAACATAGAGAAAATTCCACAAACCCcacccgacccccccccccctttcccttcCTCCTTCTGCCTCCCCTCCATCCCTCTCATTCGCCACCCCCTCCCATTCGCTCGCTGCCTGCTTTCTTCCAGAGCTGCGTTTgaggaaatgggaaaaaaaaaaatcgttttggTCTCCTCGAGGAGGATCTGACAAAACGAGCGAGTGAAACGTGAGAAAGAAAATAGAAATGGTTTTGATGGTAAACAAAGATGAAGTGTCACGCCAGATGGATCGGAGCGGGACCGCAGTCTTGTTGCACCTTCCGATTTTTCATATTATGGCATCGGTGATGAGGTCGACGCCTCGCTTGGTTTGATGTCTGCCTCCCACTCAAATGTGTCTTCTATTACTACATCATCATCACGATGCTTTGGCACTAAATACACATATTTTTCCCGTTTCAGATTTCATGTTTGTAATTTTTGGGAGTCGTTTTGTGAACAAAACAAGGTTCAAGGCAACAACTTGTGTACAAAGCCTAAATCAAATTCAAAAAGGCATCCCAATGTAGTTGGATGCAATTTTCAATTTGTCAAGGCTTCAATTTTGGCGGGCTAGCTTTATTTAttctatatatgtatttattttgataatGTCTAGAGATTTGTTACGTACTCATAAAGGACATGTATGCCTGCGGGCATTGTTATATTATACatcatattattatatatatattattatccaTCACTTCTAAAACCTTTGATGCTAattgttagcttgttagctagACTTGTTACTCGTTAGCTAGACTTGTTACTAGGTCGACGAAGGGCTCTTCTCTTGGTTTGATAGTGAACGTCACCTGAGTGTGCCATTAAACAGCTAGAGGACTCTTTTAAAACTTTCAAACAATTGTATTTGACACTCAATTTACAAGGTGATGTTTTCCAGATCCGTCTCGTTTTTCCcaaagaaaattattttatattgttattgtgtcgGTAAAATAACTATTATTGCAATTTAAAAAGGAGAATAGATTGGTTTTGTCCATTGCCCTCAATATAGGAAATGCTTTCGAATGGGTTTGTAATGTTTTCAACTGTTTAGACTTTAGAAAAGAAGCCCCATAAATGTCGTAGAACATGCCAGTGGAGTATTAAAATCGAGTCTGCAATGTTTGTATTATAGTTCGATTTCTAAAGTGAATGACCAAAAAACAGGGTTCAAACTTGGGGAAATTTAAATGATCAACTTTGGGAAGGGCAATCTGCAATGTCAGTAAATCCAGTTGCTATGAAATGATCAATTCCCTGTTAACTGCTGTCTGTTCATATTAAAATTGTGTGATTTATCGAATCTTCTCGCCTAGTTAGGCGGTTATTTGATGGCGGCATTCTGCTTGTTTCCCCCTCTTTGATTCCCCTCGGGATAATAAGACCGAGAGCCGACACTACAGCTGGGATTGGTTATTATTTACTGGCACGGGCTCTCAGAGTGGAAACAAATTGGGTGAATCTGCTCGGCTCTCTGGAATGTGAGGCGCCGCGgtgtgctttctttttttcttttttgagtcCGGACGACAaacgagcaaaacaaaaaaaaaggaagaaagcaaGCGAGGTCATTTACTGCTGCTCAGACTGCTCTtgacctgacttttttttttcctctctaccTTTGACGCTTGTTTATCCTCCTCTCCATCTTTAGTCTttcagcaagggggggggggatgacagGATAGAGGGAAGTAGAAGGGGGTGGAGGTTCTGTTGCTCTGCTGCTGATGAGGAATTACACGGAGGGAAAGCAGAGAAGAGAGTACGGCGCTTTCTCTGTGTTGACCTTGTCCCACTGCCAAGTGGCGGGATGGTGGCGGTGCGCTGGAGATGGTGGAGGCAGGAAAGAATAAGGCTGAGAGAAAACAAAGAGGACCCACGAAACTGCAAGAATGAAAAACAAGTATTAATTTAGTAAGTGAATGCGGTTCAATTGGACTCAAATAAAGGTCATTTTGAAAGTCTTTCGTAATGAATAGATATTAGCTTAGCATCGCTGTAAATGATCTTATCTACCTGCTTTGGATCTTTTTGAATAATTCTGCACTCTAGTGGGTGTACTCCATAGGCCACATAAAACTAGAACTTGACGGATAATGGGCCGTGACAGACAACCCGGTTGGTCCGTCAAAATGAGACTTTATGACATCTTCAATTTGTCTCTTAGAATTCTTCATAGGTGAGCTCCATCATTGTATATAGTGTGTGTATTGTTTCGCTGTTTGGTTGGAAGTGATTGCCTCACTGCAGCCAAACAAACAGTGAAACAATATACACTTTGCCAAAAGCATTATAATTTCTCTCATTTTTAGGGATGGTTCCACCCAATCCTTCTTTAATCAAACCCGCCAgcccaaaacgttggaggtcctGACTCTTGCCAATTGCAGACTGCTTCGGTGGTGTTGCATCACTCTGTGGCTTCAGCACGCAACATTTAGTGATCCATTGGGAATTTTGAGTCAAAGAATATGAGATACCCCATCAATGCTTCCtctcctttttaaaaaaattttttttgggcCTATGCTTTTCTTACTGACTGCGCATCCTTGCTTATACTTGTTTACACAcgtatttataaataaaataaaaaagatataaGACATTTCTAAGCACACACGCAGAGATAAGTCTTTCCTATTTGTACCATCTGCATCTGTTCTTGTTGGTGTGGTCAGGGAGAACCCAGAATTCTCCCTCCTTTACAAGCTTTCACCtaggaattctttttttttttcagtcaatgCTAAACATGTTCTCATGGTCAAAACCGCAGTCTCAAAAAAACAAGCCAGTTGTCATCTTTAATTACGTTTTGCGTAACCAGACAGGAAGCCTCATTTActgttttaactttttttttttttttcaaagaggtCCAAGATAGATGAAAAGCATGACTTTAGATGAAAAATAAAGATAGCAGATAGTGAAAGGCGGGGCTTAGACAGGGTGGAGGCGCCGAGCATCTTTTGTCCGCAAATTAGGTTAAAGGAAGTTTTGCCCATTTTTGGCCTGTATCAAGAAGACAAAATTAAAAGCCAATGACATCCTTCCCTCATTTGAGTGTTGGACCATCGTTTTTGATTCCTCCCTTCCGCTGTGGGTGttgtggagaaagaaaaaaaaaaaaaaaagaaaaaaagtcaaaggaaGTTGAAATTGTCAAAATAAGGGCGAAGGAAATGTTGCAGggacagagagaaagaaagcagGCGAGGTATGCTCTACTGGAGAACCGGGAAATGAA
It encodes:
- the akap8l gene encoding A-kinase anchor protein 8-like isoform X3, with translation MEGRNYGSGFSNWGAGGSGNRGSGNFDLFGGNYKNSMSGFGGYGGGNSKRGPSGSSMLQQNADEVIAKINQRLDMLTQLEGGMKSRGDRFGQFDSFDSLSSSSSRDLYRSGGSSYGCDDGRGDNMLLGQRGGSGFGGGVGQGGGCGFNSLSSSFGVAKMRQNMRESFTGGSGGGGWAGAGRRSPRRGGGARGRGSGGGFGSYRSDPMSFGGGGRGSGHSPGGGRGKLPSLLSNHMYSERGGFHQGPSQGPHDFPGRHFGGGPRAGRQRGRKRPLNKQVRPPNEVQKKRKQMVIPEDEPEPKLIKSESADLAASRDKNGDNSGVATTAAAEITEGSSGSTKQDEGSEKAVARGKPPPPRPPTKSAKAKKKRSFQDRVMFACSVCKFKSFYKDDMERHLESRFHKDHFKFLSSQLSKPTTDFLQEYLLNKFQKMDQIVSKIEHHSDAICQAYRDQDLTKDLGMEHFMKKVEAAHCSACDIFIPMELHLIQKHIKTPDHNYNRKGMMEQSKKSSLSVARSILNHKVIGKKLESYLKGENPFTGNPEGQDASESRAMDDATEEQKCVAAEEDPETRQETEVEEAKEIKMVEAEEVKEEEGTILEVQEDQEHQDDDGAEGEEGFEIGEDEDDEEGYVVHDEFEEDEEDEEGAEVAAAVVEDDEHKE
- the akap8l gene encoding A-kinase anchor protein 8-like isoform X1, yielding MEGRNYGSGFSNWGAGGSGNRGSGNFDLFGGNYKNSMSGFGGYGGGNSKRGPSGSSMLQQNADEVIAKINQRLDMLTQLEGGMKSRGDRFGQFDSFDSLSSSSSRDLYRSGGSSYGCDDGRGDNMLLGQRGGSGFGGGVGQGGGCGFNSLSSSFGVAKMRQNMRESFTGGSGGGGWAGAGRRSPRRGGGARGRGSGGGFGSYRSDPMSFGGGGRGSGHSPGGGRGKLPSLLSNHMYSERGGFHQGPSQGPHDFPGRHFGGGPRAGRQRGRKRPLNKQVRPPNEVQKKRKQMVIPEDEPEPKLIKSESADLAASREDKNGDNSGVATTAAAEITEGSSGSTKQDEGSEKAVARGKPPPPRPPTKSAKAKKKRSFQDRVMFACSVCKFKSFYKDDMERHLESRFHKDHFKFLSSQLSKPTTDFLQEYLLNKFQKMDQIVSKIEHHSDAICQAYRDQDLTKDLGMEHFMKKVEAAHCSACDIFIPMELHLIQKHIKTPDHNYNRKGMMEQSKKSSLSVARSILNHKVIGKKLESYLKGENPFTGNPEGQDASESRAMDDATEEQKCVAAEEDPETRQETEVEEAKEIKMVEAEEVKEEEGTILEVQEDQEHQDDDGAEGEEGFEIGEDEDDEEGYVVHDEFEEDEEDEEGAEVAAAVVEDDEHKE
- the akap8l gene encoding A-kinase anchor protein 8-like isoform X2; translated protein: MEGRNYGSGFSNWGAGGSGNRGSGNFDLFGGNYKNSMSGFGGYGGGNSKRGPSGSSMLQQNADEVIAKINQRLDMLTQLEGGMKSRGDRFGQFDSFDSLSSSSSRDLYRSGGSSYGCDDGRGDNMLLGQRGGSGFGGGVGQGGGCGFNSLSSSFGVAKMRQNMRESFTGGSGGGGWAGAGRRSPRRGGGARGRGSGGGFGSYRSDPMSFGGGGRGSGHSPGGGRGKLPSLLSNHMYSERGGFHQGPSQGPHDFPGRHFGGGPRAGRQRGRKRPLNKVRPPNEVQKKRKQMVIPEDEPEPKLIKSESADLAASREDKNGDNSGVATTAAAEITEGSSGSTKQDEGSEKAVARGKPPPPRPPTKSAKAKKKRSFQDRVMFACSVCKFKSFYKDDMERHLESRFHKDHFKFLSSQLSKPTTDFLQEYLLNKFQKMDQIVSKIEHHSDAICQAYRDQDLTKDLGMEHFMKKVEAAHCSACDIFIPMELHLIQKHIKTPDHNYNRKGMMEQSKKSSLSVARSILNHKVIGKKLESYLKGENPFTGNPEGQDASESRAMDDATEEQKCVAAEEDPETRQETEVEEAKEIKMVEAEEVKEEEGTILEVQEDQEHQDDDGAEGEEGFEIGEDEDDEEGYVVHDEFEEDEEDEEGAEVAAAVVEDDEHKE
- the akap8l gene encoding A-kinase anchor protein 8-like isoform X4, which translates into the protein MEGRNYGSGFSNWGAGGSGNRGSGNFDLFGGNYKNSMSGFGGYGGGNSKRGPSGSSMLQQNADEVIAKINQRLDMLTQLEGGMKSRGDRFGQFDSFDSLSSSSSRDLYRSGGSSYGCDDGRGDNMLLGQRGGSGFGGGVGQGGGCGFNSLSSSFGVAKMRQNMRESFTGGSGGGGWAGAGRRSPRRGGGARGRGSGGGFGSYRSDPMSFGGGGRGSGHSPGGGRGKLPSLLSNHMYSERGGFHQGPSQGPHDFPGRHFGGGPRAGRQRGRKRPLNKVRPPNEVQKKRKQMVIPEDEPEPKLIKSESADLAASRDKNGDNSGVATTAAAEITEGSSGSTKQDEGSEKAVARGKPPPPRPPTKSAKAKKKRSFQDRVMFACSVCKFKSFYKDDMERHLESRFHKDHFKFLSSQLSKPTTDFLQEYLLNKFQKMDQIVSKIEHHSDAICQAYRDQDLTKDLGMEHFMKKVEAAHCSACDIFIPMELHLIQKHIKTPDHNYNRKGMMEQSKKSSLSVARSILNHKVIGKKLESYLKGENPFTGNPEGQDASESRAMDDATEEQKCVAAEEDPETRQETEVEEAKEIKMVEAEEVKEEEGTILEVQEDQEHQDDDGAEGEEGFEIGEDEDDEEGYVVHDEFEEDEEDEEGAEVAAAVVEDDEHKE